The following proteins are encoded in a genomic region of Salvelinus namaycush isolate Seneca chromosome 12, SaNama_1.0, whole genome shotgun sequence:
- the LOC120057315 gene encoding pecanex-like protein 3, producing the protein MGSQALQILRQGVWASLTGGWYVDPHQSTFSNCFHLYLWIFLLAFPFLLYMSLPPSLVVAGVYCAVVATFFTAIKAVNFRLHAMFDLGEIVEKRQASLITDAPRLEEGDDGSGGHDGNQHGDSNVGVEMTVFRKVNSTPPVRCSSQHSLFGLNQVSEFLPQLDDSGGSKDIKDLMREQGSNNLIVTSAHREILRHSSQDPIHVANVANMVQSCLAAALGGEFPGLRGVGAGMSGGFGSLQPGECISIPPSPSSQEDGGEKGQLEEIEGMLEQLSQQSPDEDVIVMGAYSPLGPSAESGSLGDTPISPLIKSSLSEELSENLLGLGLDPVAFAPGTEHPGSRSGVAMAAGSTDSCFSGGGAATDRETLSTVSSYRSEKTDSTQLESPSLSLPRNIDAGTPTSAPALGTSTLEPAEEPVLQGGSDTDDLSDSELLRSPAKECSLGQELDRTLVEGEDLPHVPSDIAQPPSLQDSSPSSSGHSEACDLDRRVPPLPPPRQASSVPSGLALGLVCSEPALPVSSTPFLHSEQSSLQAQQVVRPKDLKLLRTGGSSVGHRPGRRKAPRKRGGAGSSSFDCSSYRRHHGQHRDYIPVRSRLGAKAYSESLFEDSSDEDDGSDMSAGSSLGSQRRYSSDDDDDDDSSSSTSCYSPDLANAGITNPPPSSTQLPNPREGELSETAGPSHSQRAQRSASTASAKTHARVLSMDGAGGGHTNTVALPSTMLTSSTPAPRTLTVSKSDLEARTSHTDGFPGTHHHRLDSLGGSWAGNQTGWRAGELVEEGAVGGALAPEEGGKRDSVSSVKRTQAIRRRHNAGSNPTPPPSTMGSPPSLQDLQRARTSSHSRTRTLPSALQFATSLLLPRGGVHEASTFDDTTEGAVHYFYDEGGVKRSYTFGPAGGGYEDPVAERERQSQSSSFTSTDVQEGAPVLTMLQPRPVVLQGMQVRRVPLEMSEMPEFDLDHESLHESHENTLMIEEKAKPKQYYRFWVLPGKWLRVRYDRLALLALLDRNRGVGENVFAVVLASMVAFLGFLLLLQGFFRDIWVFQFCLVIASCQYSLLKSVQPDAASPMHGHNWVIVYSRPVYFCLCCALIWVLDLAGRSGHLQPFSLYGVTFFSAHFLLCARDVLIVFALCFPVIFLFGLLPQVNTFLMCLLEQVDMHIFGGTATTSPLSSLYSLLRSVLVAALLYGFCLGAINAPWEHPHVPVLFSVFCGLLLALSYHLSRQSSDPVILWSLVRSKFFPELESRTPEEPPLEIKDPLPEKLRDSVREIFHSDLVMFPLMAVITFAISASTVFIALQPALSYILYMVAGVVGFLTHYLLPQLRKQLPWFCLAHPVLRSREYSQFEVRDAAQLMWFEKLYAWLQCVEKYVIYPAVVLNSLTTEAQRVSLKPKELDIYGRALFISLAGMKLLRSSFCAPSLQYVTLSFTALFFLFDYPHFSETFLLDYFFMSILFSKLWDLLYKLRFVLTYIAPWQITWGSAFHAFAQPFAVPHSAMLFVQAVFSALFSTPLNPVLGSAVFVTSYTRPVKFWERDYNTKRVDHSNTRLATQLDRNPGADDNNLNSIFYEHLTRSLQHSLCGDLLLGRWGNYTTGDCFILASDYLNALVHVIEIGNGLVTFQLRGLEFRGTYCQQREVEAITEGVEEDEGCCCCEPGHLPHMLSFNAAFGQRWLAWEVAATKYVLEGYSISDNNAASMLQVFDLRKILITYYVKSIIFYVSRSPKLEEWLANETVQEALRPCLGPAYVDSDPTFNLNIDEDYDHRASGVTPTAFCMVYLDWIQYCNSRRPTPVEDSERDSPLITLCFGLCILGRRALGTASHSMSASLEPFLYGLHALFKGDFRITSPRDEWVFADMDLLNRVVAPGVRMSLKLHQDHFTSPDEYEDPVVLYDAITANEEKMLISHEGDPVWRSAILANMPSLLALRHVMDDGSDEYKIIMLNKRFLSFRVIKVNRECVRGLWAGQQQELVFLRNRNPERGSIQNAKQALRNMINSSCDQPIGYPIYVSPLTTSYAGGHTQLRSVWGGPVSPHNIYTWLISSWDRLQKGCGAGCNSGGNIEDSDCGGGSTSISNNPAAHTTQSTPASSLPLPQPHFTSIHPPMGTDNPVGPTPTWPHHPQPLPLALLSQSEGRMDAGLVTSLHRTSSIQGLLGQHLSSSQLSFSSSVAMPSLPGPERFCPGSFQEGVHRGSGRTGHGLGQGSGLPYEGLYGKWSLSGRKGFNGPASAESDSGGSPCIRTQSTPPAAPPEASPTQDPLGVTQSAETTTLTAGEPPSPAPREESTELPLLEHLD; encoded by the exons ATGGGTTCCCAAGCTCTTCAGATACTGCGGCAGGGGGTGTGGGCTTCGCTCACAGGAGGCTGGTATGTGGACCCCCATCAGAGCACGTTCTCCAACTGCTTCCACCTGTACCTCTGGATCTTTCTCCTGGCCTTCCCTTTCCTACTCTACATG TCTCTCCCCCCCAGCCTGGTCGTGGCAGGTGTGTACTGTGCTGTGGTGGCAACCTTCTTCACAGCCATAAAGGCAGTGAACTTTCGCCTCCATGCCATGTTCGACCTGGGGGAGATAGTGGAGAAGAGGCAGGCCTCGCTCATAACAGACGCCCCACGGCtagaagagggggatgatggGTCCGGAGGCCACGACGGGAATCAGCACGG GGACAGCAATGTTGGTGTGGAGATGACTGTGTTCAGGAAGGTCAACTCAACACCTCCAGTTCGCTGCAGCTCCCAGCACTCTCTGTTTGGACTCAACCAGGTGTCG GAGTTTTTGCCTCAGCTTGATGACAGTGGAGGCTCCAAGG ATATCAAGGATCTGATGCGAGAGCAAGGCAGCAACAACTTGATTGTCACGTCAGCACACCGGGAGATTCTCCGCCACAGCTCCCAGGACCCGATCC ATGTTGCCAATGTTGCCAACATGGTCCAGTCCTGCTTGGCTGCTGCTCTAGGAGGAGAGTTCCCGGGTCTAAGGGGAGTGGGAGCAGGGATGTCAGGGGGATTTGGTAGCTTACAACCTGGGGAGTGCATCTCCATCCCCCCCTCCCCTTCCAGTCAGGAAGACGGAGGAGAGAAGGGCCAGTTGGAAGAGATTGAGGGGATGCTGGAGCAGCTGTCCCAGCAGAGTCCTGATGAGGATGTGATCGTGATGGGGGCCTACTCCCCCCTGGGCCCCTCTGCTGAGTCGGGGAGCCTGGGGGACACTCCCATCAGCCCTCTCATAAAGAGCAGTCTGAGTGAGGAGCTGAGTGAGAACCTGTTGGGGCTGGGCCTTGACCCCGTGGCCTTCGCCCCAGGAACAGAGCACCCAGGCAGCCGCAGTGGGGTGGCCATGGCCGCTGGCTCCACAGACAGCTGCTTCAGTGGGGGCGGGGCAGCCACGGACCGCGAGACTCTCAGCACCGTCAGCAGCTACCGCAGTGAGAAGACTGACTCCACCCAGCTGGAGAGCCCTTCACTCAGCCTGCCACGGAACATAGACGCAGGGACACCGACCTCTGCCCCAGCCCTGGGCACCAGTACCCTAGAGCCAGCAGAGGAGCCAGTGCTGCAGGGGGGAAGTGATACTGACGACCTGTCGGACAGCGAACTGCTGCGCTCCCCCGCCAAAGAGTGCTCTCTGGGCCAGGAGCTTGATAGGACACTAGTGGAAGGGGAAGATTTGCCACATGTCCCCTCAGATATTGCACAGCCCCCCTCCCTCCAGGACTCATCTCCCTCCAGTAGTGGGCACTCCGAGGCCTGTGATCTGGACAGGAGggttccccccctcccccctccgagGCAGGCCAGCTCGGTGCCGTCAGGGCTGGCCCTGGGTCTAGTGTGTTCTGAGCCTGCGTTGCCCGTCTCCTCCACCCCATTCCTGCACTCTGAGCAGTCCTCTCTGCAGGCCCAGCAGGTGGTGCGCCCCAAAGACTTGAAGCTGCTGCGGACCGGTGGCAGTAGTGTGGGCCACCGGCCTGGCCGCAGGAAAGCCCCTCGTAAGCGAGGTGGAGCGGGAAGCAGCAGCTTCGACTGCAGCTCCTACAGGCGGCACCACGGGCAGCACAGAGACTACATCCCAGTGCGCAGCCGGCTGGGGGCTAAGGCCTACAGCGAGAGCCTGTTTGAGGACTCCAGTGACGAGGACGACGGCAGTGACATGAGCGCCGGCTCAAGTCTGGGCTCCCAGAGACGCTACAGCTCTGACGACGACGACGATGACGATTCGAGCTCCTCTACCTCCTGCTACTCCCCTGACCTCGCTAACGCTGGCATTACGAACCcgcccccctcctccacccagcTGCCCAACCCCAGGGAAGGAGAGTTGTCTGAGACGGCTGGCCCATCCCACTCCCAAAGGGCTCAGAGGTCAGCTAGCACGGCTAGTGCTAAGACTCACGCCAGGGTGCTCAGTATGGACGGGGCCGGTGGGGGCCACACTAACACTGTGGCCCTACCCTCCACCATGCTGACCTCCTCCACCCCCGCTCCACGAACCCTCACCGTCTCCAAGTCAGACCTGGAGGCCCGGACCAGCCATACAGACGGCTTCCCTGGAACTCACCACCATCGCCTGGACTCTCTGGGAGGCTCCTGGGCTGGCAACCAGACGGGCTGGAGGGCCGGGGAACTGGTGGAGGAGGGAGCTGTGGGGGGAG CTCTGGCCCCAGAGGAGGGGGGCAAGCGGGACTCGGTGAGCAGTGTGAAGAGGACCCAGGCCATCCGCAGGCGACACAACGCGGGGAGCAACCCCACACCACCCCCCTCTACCATGGGCTCCCCACCCAG tctCCAGGACCTCCAGCGTGCCCGTACCTCCTCACACTCGCGGACCCGGACCCTGCCCTCTGCCTTACAGTTCGCCACCTCACTACTGCTGCCCCGCGGGGGGGTCCACGAGGCCTCTACCTTCGACGACACCACAGAGGGGGCTGTGCACTACTTTTATGACGAGGGTG GAGTGAAGAGATCGTACACGTTTGGACCTGCTGGAGGCGGTTATGAGGACCCAGTGGC ggAGCGGGAACGACAGTCCCAATCCTCCAGCTTCACTTCCACTGATGTCCAGGAGGGGGCCCCGGTGCTTACCATGCTCCAGCCTAGGCCCGTGGTTCTGCAGGGCATGCAGGTACGCAGGGTGCCCCTGGAGATGTCAGAGATGCCAGAG tTTGACCTGGACCATGAGTCTCTGCATGAGTCCCACGAGAACACGCTGATGATCGAGGAGAAGGCCAAGCCCAAACAGTACTATCGTTTCTGGGTGCTGCCAGGGAAGTGGCTGAGGGTACGCTACGACCGCCTGGCCCTGCTGGCGCTACTGGACAG GAACCGTGGTGTAGGGGAGAATGTGTTTGCGGTGGTGCTGGCCAGCATGGTGGCCTTCCTGGGGTTCCTGCTCCTCTTGCAGGGCTTCTTCAGGGACATCTGGGTCTTCCAGTTCTGCCTGGTCATCGCCAGCTGTCAGTACTCACTACTGAAG AGTGTTCAACCAGATGCAGCCTCCCCAATGCAT GGCCATAACTGGGTCATCGTGTACAGTCGGCCCGTCTACTTCTGCCTGTGCTGTGCTCTCATCTGGGTGTTAGACTTGGCGGGGCGCTCAGGCCACCTGCAGCCCTTCTCACTCTACGGCGTCACCTTCTTCTCCGCTCACTTCCTGCTCTGTGCCAGGGACGTGCTCATAG TGTTTGCCTTGTGTTTCCCCGTCATTTTCCTTTTTGGGCTTCTACCTCAGGTCAATACCTTCCTCATGTGTCTGCTGGAGCAGGTCGACATGCACATTTTTGGGGGAACAG CCACCACCAGCCCCCTGTCGTCTCTTTACAGCCTGTTACGCAGTGTGTTGGTGGCTGCGTTGCTCTATGGATTCTGCCTCGGGGCTATCAATGCGCCCTGGGAACACCCCCATGTGCCAGTACTGTTTTCAGTGTTCTGCGGCCTGCTCCTGGCCCTCTCCTACCACCTGAGCCGCCAAAGCAGTGACCCTGTCATCCTGTG gtctctggtcCGCTCTAAGTTCTTTCCCGAGCTGGAGAGCCGGACCCCTGAGGAGCCTCCTCTGGAGATCAAAGACCCCCTGCCTGAGAAGCTACGCGACTCTGTG agagAGATTTTCCACTCGGATCTGGTCATGTTTCCCCTCATGGCTGTCATCACGTTTGCCATCAGTGCCAGCACCGTGTTCATCGCTCTGCAG CCTGCTCTTAGTTATATCTTGTACATGGTGGCCGGGGTGGTGGGCTTCCTCACACACTACCTGTTGCCTCAGCTCCGCAAGCAGCTGCCCTGGTTCTGCCTGGCCCACCCCGTGCTCCGTTCTCGAGAGTACAGCCAGTTCGAGGTCCGCG ATGCCGCCCAGTTGATGTGGTTCGAGAAGCTGTATGCGTGGCTGCAGTGTGTGGAGAAGTATGTCATCTATCCGGCTGTAGTGCTCAACTCCCTCACTACAGAGGCGCAGCGCGTCAGCCTGAAACCCAAGGAGCTTGACATCTA cGGCCGtgctctcttcatctctctggcGGGGATGAAGCTGCTGCGTTCGTCGTTCTGCGCCCCGTCTCTGCAGTACGTCACGCTGTCCTTCACcgccctcttcttcctcttcgaCTACCCACACTTCTCAGAGACCTTCCTGCTCGACTACTTCTTCATGTCCATCCTCTTCAGCAAG CTCTGGGACCTGCTCTACAAGCTGCGTTTTGTCCTCACCTACATCGCTCCCTGGCAGATCACCTGGGGCTCTGCCTTCCACGCCTTCGCCCAGCCCTTCGCTGTGCCCC ACTCAGCCATGCTGTTTGTCCAGGCCgtgttctctgctctcttctctacCCCTCTTAACCCTGTCCTGGGCAGTGCTGTGTTCGTCACCTCCTACACCAGGCCCGTCAAGTTCTGGGAGAGAGACTACAA CACCAAGAGGGTTGATCACTCCAACACGCGACTGGCCACCCAGCTGGACCGCAACCCAG GTGCTGATGACAACAACCTGAACTCCATCTTCTATGAACACCTGACGCGCTCTCTGCAGCACAGCCTGTGTGGTGATCTGCTGCTGGGCCGCTGGGGAAACTACACCACAGGAGACTGCTTCATCCTGGCCTCCGACTACCTCAACGCCCTGGTGCACGTCATCGAGATCGGCAACGGCCTGGTCACCTTCCAGCTGAGGGGGCTGGAGTtcaggg GTACCTACTGCCAGCAGCGGGAGGTGGAGGCCATCACCGAAGGGGTGGAGGAGGACgagggctgctgctgctgtgaGCCAGGCCACCTGCCCCACATGCTCTCCTTCAACGCGGCGTTCGGCCAGCGATGGCTGGCCTGGGAGGTGGCCGCCACCAAGTACGTCCTGGAGGGCTACAGCATCAGCGACAACAACGCCGCCTCCATGCTGCAGGTGTTCGACCTGCGCAAGATCCTCATTACCTACTACGTCAAG AGCATCATCTTCTACGTGAGTCGCTCTCCTAAACTGGAGGAGTGGCTGGCCAATGAGACGGTCCAGGAGGCGCTGCGGCCCTGCCTGGGCCCGGCCTACGTGGACAGTGACCCGACCTTTAACCTGAACATAGACGAGGACTACGACCACAGGGCCTCTGGCGTCACCCCCACTGCCTTCTGTATGGTCTACCTGGACTGGATCCAGTACTGCAACAGCAGACGCCCGACG CCAGTGGAGGACAGCGAGAGGGATTCTCCGCTGATCACCCTGTGTTTTGGCCTCTGCATCCTGGGGAGACGGGCTCTGGGCACAGCCTCCCACAGCATGTCAGCCAG CTTGGAGCCTTTCCTGTACGGCCTCCACGCCCTCTTCAAGGGGGACTTCCGCATCACCTCTCCCAGGGACGAGTGGGTGTTTGCTGACATGGACCTGTTGAACAGGGTGGTGGCCCCCGGGGTGCGCATGTCCCTCAAACTGCACCAG GACCACTTCACGTCCCCAGACGAGTACGAGGACCCGGTGGTTCTGTACGACGCCATCACTGCCAACGAGGAGAAGATGCTGATCAGCCACGAGGGCGACCCGGTGTGGCGCAGCGCCATCCTGGCCAACATGCCGTCGCTGCTGGCCCTGCGCCACGTCATGGACGACGGCAGCGACGAGTACAAGATCATCATGCTCAACAAGCGGTTCCTCAGCTTCAGGGTCATCAAGGTGAACAGGGAGTGTGTGCGCGGCCTGTGGGCGGGGCAGCAGCAGGAGCTGGTGTTCCTGCGGAACCGGAACCCGGAGCGCGGCAGCATACAGAACGCCAAGCAGGCCCTGAGGAACATGATCAACTCGTCATGTGACCAGCCCATCGGCTACCCCATCTACGTGTCGCCCCTCACCACCTCCTACGCAGGGGGGCACACCCAGCTCCGCTCCGTCTGGGGGGGGCCTGTCAGCCCCCATAACATCTACACCTGGCTCATCAGCAGCTGGGACAG GTTACAGAAGGGTTGTGGGGCTGGCTGCAACAGTGGAGGGAACATCGAGGACTCGGACTGCGGCGGCGGCTCCACTTCCATCTCCAACAACCCAGCGGCTCACACCACCCAGAGCACCCCGGCCTCCAGCTTGCCCCTGCCCCAGCCCCATTTCACCTCCATCCACCCCCCCATGG GAACTGACAACCCTGTGGGTCCTACCCCCACCTGGCCCCACCACCCTCAGCCCCTCCCCTTGGCCCTGCTCAGCCAGTCAGAGGGCAGGATGGACGCTGGGCTGGTCACCTCCCTCCACCGGACCTCGTCCATCCAGGGCCTCCTGGGCCAGCACCTGTCCAGCTCCCAGCTGTCCTTCAGTAGCTCTGTGGCCATGCCTTCCCTGCCCGGCCCGGAGCGCTTCTGCCCAGGCAGCTTCCAGGAGGGGGTGCACAGAGGGTCCGGACGGACAGGACATGGCCTGGGGCAGGGCAGCGGGCTGCCCTATGAGGGCCTCTACGGGAAGTGGAGCCTGTCTGGCAGAAAGGGCTTCAACGGGCCTGCCTCCGCTGAGAGTGACAGCGGAGGGTCTCCGTGCATACGGACACAG TCTACTCCACCTGCAGCTCCGCCTGAGGCCAGCCCAACCCAAGACCCACTGGGCGTTACCCAGTCCGCTGAGACCACGACCCTCACTGCAGGGGAGCCCCCCAGCCCCGCCCCCCGAGAGGAGTCCACAGAGCTGCCTTTACTTGAGCATCTGGACTGA